From the Achromobacter xylosoxidans A8 genome, the window GTGCGGCCCTGCAGGTCCAGTTCGCGGGTGGCTGGGCCGATGTGCTCTGCCACTGCGTCGTCGCCGCCCACCGCGACGATGCGTTCGCCGCGGATCGCCAAGGCGGTCGCGCGCGGCGCTGCCGCGTCCATGGTGATGATGTGGCCGTTGCGCAGCACCAGGTCCGCATCGTGGCCGTGGGCGGCGTAGGGCAGCGCGGCGGCCAGGGCGAGGACGAGGGTGGTGGTTATTTTCATGGATGGTCTCCGGTCATCGATGGGGCTCAGTAGCGCCATAGCGCTTCCAGGCCAAGAAAATGGACGGTCTCGGCGCGGCCCGTATCGCGGATGAAGCTTCCGGGCCGGAACATCGAGTAGGCAGCTTCGAAACTCAGGTGACGCGACACCTCCCAGCCCAACACCACGTCGGCCTGCGTGCCGATGTAGCGCGAACGGCTGGAGCCGGCCGGGCGCAGCAGATTGCCGGCCACGCCGTACACGCCGTCCCGCAGGCTCTGGCGCCAGTAGAAGATGGCCGCGGTTCCCAGCGTCCAGCCGGACCCCAGGTCCAGCGTGAGCGAAGGGTGCAGATTGATCAGGTTGGAAGGGCCTATCAGGCCCGCTTCGCCGAAGTACTTGCCCTTGGGGAAGAAGACGGCGAAGGTCTGCAGCTTGGGATCGTCTGGGTCGCGGTCCCCGCTGATGATGTTGGCTTTCAGGCCCAGGCGCGGCTGCAACGGCGCGCCGCGGAAGGTGTAGCTGACGTCGCTGGCCAGTGACCAAGCCCGCGCCGGCGCGCCGGCGAAGCTGCCGTACTGGTACACCGCTTCCAAGTCCCAGCGCCAGTCCGAGCGTTTGCCGAAGTAGCGCGTGCCCAGCGCGTTGCGGGTCTCGGGGCCGCTGCCCTGGTTGTAGCGGGCCGAGTCGCTGGACAGCGACAACAGATACGCGTCCAGGCCGGCGGCGCCTGCGGGCTCGGACCAGGTGCCGTAAAGGCCGGCCAGTTTGCGCTGCGGATCGGCGCGGTCGCTGAAGTCGTCCGGGTCGTTGCGCACCGGGCGCACGTAGAAGCCGTCCACGCGCAGGTCCTGGCCCTGCCAACTGAGCGCGCCGCCGTCGAACGAGCGCAGCACGTTCGGCCCGTAGCGCGCCGAGATGAGCCGTTCGCTGCCGTAGGCCATGACCTGGCGGCCCGCGCGCGCGGTCCAGGTTCCCGCATCGCCGGGCAAGGAGACGTCGACGAAAGCCTGCAGCACATCGTTGCCGGTGTCATCCGGCGGGCCAATGGAACCGGCATCCCGCTGCGCGTGGGTCAGGCTCAACTGGCCGAAGGCGCGCACCCGCGAGCCCAGCCGCAGGTCCGCGTAGGGCAGGAAGCGATAGAGCTGGTAGCCCTCGTCGGGTACCGGCGCATCGCCGAATTCGTTGTTGCGGTAACGCTCGTAGCGCGCCCGCAATTCGGCGCCCAAGGTCAGCGCCGCGGAATCTCCCAGCCGGATCCATTTGCCGGCCTCGTCCCAGGCACCGGTGCGCTGGGCGGGATCGTCCAGGTAGCTGTAGTCCTCGGAATAGCGCCAGGGGTCGATGGACGGCAGCGCGGTTGCGGCGGCCTGCGCGGTGGCGACGGCCAGCGCGGCCAGCAGGATGAGTGCGAAATGGTGGAAGTTCAAGTTGCCTGGGCTGCGGCCGGCGCGTGCGGACGCAGAATGCGATGAATGGAGCCAGGCGGGGAAGATAGGGTAAGCGCAGGGGCGGCGGTAGTCACCGTTCGCCGTCCGATGCGTCCTAAATAA encodes:
- a CDS encoding alginate export family protein, coding for MNFHHFALILLAALAVATAQAAATALPSIDPWRYSEDYSYLDDPAQRTGAWDEAGKWIRLGDSAALTLGAELRARYERYRNNEFGDAPVPDEGYQLYRFLPYADLRLGSRVRAFGQLSLTHAQRDAGSIGPPDDTGNDVLQAFVDVSLPGDAGTWTARAGRQVMAYGSERLISARYGPNVLRSFDGGALSWQGQDLRVDGFYVRPVRNDPDDFSDRADPQRKLAGLYGTWSEPAGAAGLDAYLLSLSSDSARYNQGSGPETRNALGTRYFGKRSDWRWDLEAVYQYGSFAGAPARAWSLASDVSYTFRGAPLQPRLGLKANIISGDRDPDDPKLQTFAVFFPKGKYFGEAGLIGPSNLINLHPSLTLDLGSGWTLGTAAIFYWRQSLRDGVYGVAGNLLRPAGSSRSRYIGTQADVVLGWEVSRHLSFEAAYSMFRPGSFIRDTGRAETVHFLGLEALWRY